The following are from one region of the Malassezia vespertilionis chromosome 4, complete sequence genome:
- a CDS encoding uncharacterized protein (BUSCO:EOG09260HS3; EggNog:ENOG503NV4E; COG:U) translates to MSSRRAPSASVMATSAPWDTRAHANALADLVPCVADLSLDRVKAGEANGYEQDAPTDDFGGAPFAALEQDDPMPIFQLARVQYALTQPLVQLAVASNKMVMCVAGGAQDAAAYRLVYMDLDDPARTCEALVHAAPAPRGTSPAAMEPCCVYVDPFGEHILVSAGGHNYYWTPGWAKARRLPRLAQLHITSVAWATPSTVPPVPLGAAPSGRKWIWTPRILLGTAQGELFETVLTAQVATHQAPSGDFFDRLARKTVGESGVQEYTGALERSVHRVFQLHEAQAISGLALAIVQRGAGWHAYIVATTATRMYEFAGAVDLSGVQDAPSAFDALFRPYRDTMLTHLKTELPSDVQHSMLLCSKPSHLHGARRALAWLTGAGLFYAEMNLHSADTYDFVQRTGLLAYQRSDTPLCIGSTAYHHVLVLTDRVVCQHVMETSLVWEEALGLAKDERVVGIATDPHTGTNWVYTDAGIFELLVTDEARDVWRIMARRGEYSAALEHAPDDASKSLVLAQHGDALMREGKVFLAAQSYARTHDRSFEQVALQLAAQGANDALRSYVRLCLERLPHKVRAQRLMLATWLLELYLAQLSTLEDSPSDEDAAQGALLADELRSFLHAHRHTLDPPTTLAFLARNGRTDVWLAYAEEMHATRDILERWLRLRDFSAALDTLAKQSDLDLYYTFATPLLLHVPNETVACWIRQPQLDPARLVSALVQLDAPLEEPHPCIAYLNHVVRHGNTQQVVHDLLLTLLAECAANAKHAPLRTQARSRLERLIDGVDTQHKVYYDLHYALRVCVRKALREACVRLYARMDLYENAVQLALEADDVALACKCADLATDPSVRKDLWLACAKHVVQAQQSIAGAMQFLQRTEHLTIEDILPFLPDFVVIDGFKQEICDTLASYVERIDALKEEMEKTTVCAEHIQHDLQSLPKRFLHISADQGCEQCGVPLLQRQLYIFPCRHGFHVDCLTKEVTRHLPPRLLRRLLQLQEELERCMAPHSAPTVPGTSLTLDRLRERVRPQAIVDAITALGMGHGAPSHRSGASGEGEMASVQQVGAKTQRTDALPHVQTVREEMNTIVAGACPVCTLSVQQLTMPFIMPEEQDTSDEEAWAV, encoded by the coding sequence AtgtcgtcgcgccgcgcgccgtctgcgTCTGTCATGGcgaccagcgcgccgtgggatacgcgtgcgcatgcgaatgcgcttgcggaCCTTGTCCCTTGTGTAGCAGACCTGTCGCTAGACCGTGTGAAAGCGGGCGAAGCAAATGGCTACGAGCAGGACGCGCCGACAGACgactttggcggcgcgccgtttgcggcgctcgagcaggacgACCCGATGCCGATATTCCAGCTGGCGCGCGTCCAGTATGCACTAACACAGCCGCTTGTACAGCTGGCCGTTGCATCGAACAAGATGGTGATGTGTGTAGCTGGCGGTGCCCAGGATGCAGCAGCCTACCGCCTCGTGTACATGGACTTGGACGACCCTGCACGGACGTGCGAAGCGCTTGttcacgctgcgccggcgccgcgcggtaCGAGCCCCGCAGCGATGGAGCCATGCTGCGTGTATGTCGATCCGTTTGGCGAGCACATTCTCGTGAGCGCCGGCGGCCACAATTACTACTGGACGCCAGGCTGggccaaagcgcggcgcctcccacgccttgcgcagctgcacatTACTTCCGTTGCGTGGGCTACGCCGAGCACAGTGCCCCCTGTTCcccttggcgcggcgccgagtgGGCGGAAGTGGATAtggacgccgcgcatcctgctcggcacagcgcaaggcgaGCTGTTCGAGACGGTGCTTACAGCGCAAGTAGCCACGCACCAAGCGCCTAGCGGCGATTTCTTCGACCGGCTTGCGCGGAAAACAGTGGGAGAGAGCGGTGTGCAGGAATAcaccggcgcgctcgagcgcagtgTCCACCGTGTATTCCAGCTGCACGAGGCACAGGCCATCTCgggccttgcgcttgcgattgtgcagcgcggcgcgggaTGGCATGCATACATTGTCGCTACGACGGCTACGCGCATGTACGAGTTTGCGGGCGCGGTAGATCTGTCGGGtgtgcaagacgcgccgagcgcattTGACGCCCTCTTTCGGCCCTACCGCGACACCATGCTCACCCACCTCAAGACAGAGCTGCCCAGCGACGTGCAGCACTCGATGCTGCTGTGCTCCAAGCCGTCGcacttgcacggcgcgcggcgcgcgcttgcgtggctTACTGGAGCCGGCCTTTTTTATGCGGAGATGAATTTGCACAGCGCAGATACTTACGACTTTGTCCAGCGCACTGGCCTGCTTGCGTATCAGCGCTCCGACACGCCGCTGTGCATAGGGAGCACTGCGTATCACCATGTGCTTGTGCTCACCGACCGTGTTGTCTGCCAGCATGTGATGGAGACGAGCCTTGTATGGGAAGAAGCGCTTGGCCTTGCCAAagacgagcgcgtcgtaGGCATCGCCACCGATCCACACACCGGCACAAACTGGGTCTACACAGACGCAGGCATCTTTGAGCTTCTTGTCAccgacgaagcgcgcgatgtgTGGCGGAtcatggcgcgccgcggcgagtacagcgccgcgctcgagcatgcgcccGACGACGCGAGCAAATcgcttgtgcttgcgcagcatggcgaTGCACTCATGCGCGAAGGCAAGGTGTTCCTAGCGGCACAATCctatgcgcgcacgcacgaccGTAGCTTTGAGCAAGTGGCACTCCAGCTTGCGGCACAAggcgcaaacgacgcaCTCCGCAGCTACGTGCGTCTCTGTCTCGAGCGCCTTCCACACAAAGTGCGGGCCCAGAGGCTCATGCTGGCAACGTGGCTCCTCGAGCTGtatctcgcgcagctttcCACGCTCGAAGACAGTCCCAGCGATgaggacgcggcgcagggggcgctgcttgccgacgagctgcgcagctttttgCACGCCCACCGACACACGCTCGATCCGCCCACCACGCTTGCAtttctcgcgcgcaatgggCGCACAGATGTGTGGCTTGCGTATGCCGAAGAGatgcacgcgacgcgcgataTTCTCGAGCGGTggctgcgcctgcgcgacttcagcgcggcgctcgacacgctgGCCAAGCAGTCAGACCTTGACTTGTACTACACGTTTGCGACGCCTCTCTTGCTGCACGTCCCCAACGAGACAGTTGCATGTTGGATACGCCAGCCGCAGCTTGATCccgcgcgcctcgtttccgcgcttgtgcagcttgACGCACCGCTGGAGGAGCCGCACCCATGCATTGCTTATCTCAACCATGTCGTGCGGCACGGCAATACACAGCAAGTCGTGCACGATTTGCTGCTtacgctgcttgccgagtgcgcagcgaatgcgaagcatgcgccgctgcgcacacaGGCACGCAGTAGACTGGAGCGCCTGATCGATGGCGTGGATACCCAGCACAAGGTGTACTACGATCTGCATTATGCGTTGCGtgtgtgcgtgcgcaaagcgctgcgcgaagcgtGCGTGCGTTTGTATGCGCGCATGGACTTGTACGAAAATGCggtgcagcttgcgctcgaggcagACGACGTGGCGTTGGCGTGCAAGTGCGCTGATCTCGCGACGGATCCGAGTGTGCGCAAGGATCTGTGGCTTGCGTGTGCCAAGCATGTAGTACAGGCACAGCAGAGTATTGCCGGCGCGATGCAGTTCCTGCAACGCACCGAACACTTGACCATCGAAGACATCTTGCCCTTTTTGCCCGACTTTGTCGTCATCGACGGGTTCAAGCAGGAAATATGCGATACGCTTGCATCGtacgtcgagcgcatcgatgcgctcaaagAGGAGATGGAGAAGACCACGGTGTGTGCTGAGCATATCCAGCACGATCTCCAATCGCTTCCTAAACGATTCTTGCACATCAGTGCCGACCAGGGATGCGAGCAGTGCGGTGTGCCTTtgctccagcgccagcTGTACATTTTTCCATGCCGCCATGGATTCCACGTAGATTGCCTGACCAAGGAAGTGACGCGGCacttgccgccgcgcctgctgcggcgcctgctgcagctgcaggaggagctggagcgatgcatggcgccgcacagTGCGCCGACAGTGCCAGGGACCAGCCTCACACTGGACCGCTTGCGCGAGCGTGTGCGGCCACAAGCGATTGTGGATGCGATAACTGCGCTTGGCATGGGGCACGGCGCACCGTCGCACCGAAGCGGGGCGTCTGGAGAGGGCGAGATGGCGTCGGTGCAGCAGGTGGGAGCGAAAACACAGCGTACGGACGCACTTCCGCATGTACAgaccgtgcgcgaggaaatGAATACGATCGTTGCAGGTGCTTGCCCTGTATGCACCCTGTCTGTACAGCAGCTTACGATGCCGTTTATCATGCCGGAGGAACAGGATACCTCGGACGAGGAGGCATGGGCTGTATAG
- a CDS encoding uncharacterized protein (COG:G; EggNog:ENOG503NUS7), which produces MSTKHIYEVSNGLVEKAVYGAAASNPSLRVFSPHRVVYDASHALDKVGIIAGGGAGHEPTFTGYVGRGMLTTAVSGDVFASPSAAAISSGVDLTPTEKGLVVIVNNYTGDRLHFGLAAEKARTVFKQEKKGKEVEMVVVGDDVSVGREKGGLVGRRGLTGVAFVCKALGAAAEADWETKKLGEFGRVMVDNIVTCGSSLDHCHVPGREKGDEERGALGPNAIEIGMGIHNEPGVQHIDDKPSSEDLLKHMLKLLLDQNDKDRAYVKFEKSDDPVLVINNLGGMSELELFAIAADVKRLLQSEWGLKPVRVYVGTYITSLNAPGFNITLINHKRIQSATGSDLLSLLAAPADAAGWVGVQNGWSDKASQSSLDDDLQESKERLEAKHKSGFSVSGSATSGARAENGPTCDAAQMGKALQSACEAVIEMEPTLTKYDTIVGDGDAGETLRGCGEAVLAALKENKIPLQRPTAALLGLDDVLESNMGGTSGALYALFFTGLVQGLLSSTKDSSEAASVKHWGVAAMSALENLGNYTPARPGDRTLVDALDPFCRTLDEEGKKGTAAVPAVQAAVKAAKDGAERTRDMTARLGRATYVGETKEKVPDPGAWGVWALVEGLLKSLE; this is translated from the coding sequence ATGTCTACGAAACACATTTACGAAGTCTCGAACGGCCTAGTGGAAAAGGCAGTTTatggtgctgctgcatccaATCCTTCTTTGCGCGTGTTTTCCCCCCACCGTGTTGTGTACGATGCGAgccatgcgctcgacaaggtAGGCATTAttgccggcggcggtgccGGCCACGAGCCCACTTTTACCGGCTACGTTGGCCGTGGTATGCTTACCACTGCCGTCTCTGGCGATGTGTTTGCGTCGCCGTCTGCCGCCGCGATCAGCTCTGGTGTGGATCTTACGCCGACCGAAAAGGGATTGGTCGTGATTGTAAACAACTACACGGGCGATCGCCTGCACTTTGGTCTCGCTGCGGAGAAGGCACGCACTGTATTCAAACAGGAGAAGAAAGGCAAAGAGGTGGAGATGGTTGTTGTTGGTGACGACGTCTCGGTCGGCCGTGAAAAAGGCGGTCTTGTGGGCCGCCGTGGACTTACTGGCGTTGCGTTCGTCTGCAAGGCCCTTGGTGCTGCTGCCGAGGCTGACTGGGAGACGAAGAAGCTTGGTGAGTTTGGCCGTGTGATGGTGGACAACATAGTCACATGCGGCTCTTCGCTGGACCACTGCCACGTCCCTGGCCGTGAAAAAGGCGATGAGGAACGCGGTGCGTTGGGCCCCAACGCCATTGAGATCGGCATGGGTATCCACAACGAGCCTGGTGTTCAGCACATTGACGACAAGCCTTCGTCTGAGGATCTCTTAAAGCACATGCTTAAGCTTCTGCTCGATCAGAACGACAAGGACCGTGCGTATGTGAAGTTCGAAAAGAGCGACGACCCCGTACTTGTGATCAACAACCTCGGTGGGATGAGCGAGCTCGAGCTGTTTGCCATTGCCGCGGATGTGAAACGCCTGCTGCAGTCCGAGTGGGGTCTCAAGCCGGTGCGTGTGTATGTGGGCACCTATATCACATCCCTCAATGCCCCCGGCTTCAACATCACCCTGATCAACCACAAGCGCATTCAGAGCGCTACGGGCAGTGATTTGCTTTCcctgcttgcggcgcctgcgGATGCTGCTGGCTGGGTCGGCGTGCAGAATGGCTGGAGCGACAAGGCGTCGCAGTCCTCGCTCGACGACGACTTGCAGGAGAGCAAGGAGCGCTTGGAAGCCAAGCACAAGTCTGGCTTTAGCGTCAGCGGCTCGGCGACGtctggcgcgcgcgccgagaaTGGCCCGActtgcgacgctgcacagaTGGGCAAGGCACTCCAAAGCGCATGCGAAGCTGTGATTGAAATGGAGCCGACGCTGACCAAGTACGACACGATTGTGGGCGACGGTGATGCtggcgagacgctgcgtggCTGTGGCGAGgctgtgcttgcggcgctcaagGAGAACAAAATTCCTTTACAGCGCCCCACTGCAGCGCTCTTGGGCCTTGACGATGTGCTAGAGTCCAACATGGGCGGCACGTCTGGTGCGCTCTATGCGCTTTTTTTCACCGGCCTTGTCCAGGGGCTGCTGAGCAGCACAAAAGACAGCTCGGAGGCGGCGAGTGTAAAGCACTGGGGCGTCGCTGCCATgtcggcgctggagaatTTGGGCAACTACACGCCTGCCCGCCCCGGCGATCGCACCTTGGTCGATGCACTCGATCCATTTTGCCGTACGCTTGATGAAGAAGGCAAGAAGGGCACTGCCGCCGTGCCTGCTGTTCAAGCGGCTGTCAAGGCCGCCAAGGACGGTGCGGAGCGTACGCGCGATATGactgcgcgcctcggccgTGCTACGTATGTCGGCGAGACGAAGGAAAAAGTGCCGGATCCCGGAGCATGGGGTGTGTGGGCTCTTGTGGAAGGTCTTCTCAAAAGCCTCGAGTAG